The region aatcaataCAATCAATTTATGAAGAGATTAAAATAGTTGATAAGTGTCCTGCTAAAAAGAAATGCAATGAGTTAGAACAAGCTAATCTGCAGTACGAGTCTACCTCGATCATTAATATTGCATCATCTGTGCCTGCTAGCAACAATTCCAACTTGGAGTCTTCCATCTCCTTTGTTGTTGGATTGACGATAAACTTATCTCCAACAAGGCCAATTCGAACTCCAGTAATTGCCTTTGCATTTGGCACTTCCGATAAAGCACTTTGGAATTTATATAATCAGGCTAAAAAAATATGCTAGTCTATCAAATTCTAAATGTGATATCGAAGTGGCAGTACatgataatttaaaaataaaaaaattaaaaaaattacactgCTATTCCTGCAGCTGTGATTGCCAAAGCATCTTGAGAGTGCAAACCATCATAACTCAGAACCTGCATGCATAGGAAGATCATGAAATTTCTAGGAAGTACGAAGCATAAATGTAGAAAGACAGCTCTAACGTACTGACCTGTTCAGAAAATAAAAGTGTTACTCAATTATCAACACATAAAAAGCATAGAACAACAGGATGTAGCCAGCCATGGGGCTTTTCGTAGAGATTTAATACCTAGTTTGTTTGTGTAATTTGTTCCCTTTTCTCTTTCTTTGTATTAAACTAAGTACTTGTAATAACACATGTTGTGTGCCTATATTTGTTGCAATGACTAAAAGTAAATGCTAACGCACCCAAGAAAGTATCTGAGTTTCATGGTAGAAGCCTTTCAGCATTGTTGGATGCAAAGGCCTATCAATCAATCTACAGATCAGAAGCTGCTTGCAACaacaaaaaagaaattaaaaacgGTTGTACAAATAATCATAGGACAAGTGAGTAAAGTAAAGGACAAAATTCCTTGAAGAAAAATAACAAACCAAACTACAAAACCCCATAGTTTATGTTACACCATTTCCTCGTAACAAATATTAGAAAAGGGAGATGGGAGCAAAGAGTAAGGCTTCCTTCCTATTATAGACTGGACCATCACAAAAACTTTAAGCGACACGAAGGTAAATGCCTCCAGTAACCACATAAATCAAGAAAGTTTAAATATGTTCCTTTTTAATTGAATATTTTTTAAGATTTTAAACACTTGTATCAAAGATAGAAAGATACAAAATGTCTAAAAATATACATCACACTAAAGAAAATTACATCAGAAAACTCCAATCCTTGACTAGATCAgcaaaaaaaatatctttaaacTCTTTAGCATCAAATAACAAAATACCTACCTAATTGAACTAGCAAATCAAGAACttagataaaaaaatgattttcAAATGTAATAAGTAATCAATGTGTACtctttacaatatatatatatatataacatatgtgcctaaatgtatatatatatatttgtgtgtgtgAATATGATGAACTTTTAGGTTCACAAAAATCAAGACCcaattaaaaaattaaacaagAAGGTTTTGAAACTAAAAAAAGAAACAGGAAACTATTACCTCATGTTCTTTTGTCCTTCCTTCTCTTTTGAAAAACCTTCCATTGTAACAGtaataccatgagcatgaaagtCTCACTCATTTCAAGAAACAAGTGGACAAAAAAAAAGATACAAGTAGAAGAAAAACAGAACAGATACCTATTTCATCAGGAAGCTCACCTCCACCAATCTGAAAAGAATTCGAATCAACAAAAGTTGAAACAAACAAATAACAATATCAATATTTACATAAATCTTTCAAATGCTTGTTCTGTCTATTTATTTAAACAAGTAAAAATGTATTCAAATATGCAAGATTCAAGAGAGCACGGTTTATAGTTTGAGATTTACCAGGCAAAGTGGTTTCTTAATTTGAATATTAGAGGCCAGATGCATTCCACCAGCTGCGATTAGAATAGTATTGCCAGGCCTGAAGTATAAAAACCACCATCATCAGCAATCATTCATGACCATGAAATCATCCAATTTGAGTCATTTGCAAAAATGACTTCGATGAAAAAGTTATATCTGCAaaacaaattttcaaataaaagcgATTCTCTTTCTGTTCCTATAACATATATATGGGTATGTGCAGCATTTCCATAATAAATTAATGGAATTACATTGAGCGACCATAAAAGACCATCACAGTCCCTCAATTACACTGAACGAATGATAGTCAGCAAAATCAATGAGAAATTTGCTAAACTAGCAAGAGCGACCATAAAAGTTAGTTTGTTAATAAATATATGGTCAATTTTTCAAAACtctcaaaatcaaaatcaaaatcaatgaGGTTGTTTTTGGTAAATTATAAAACCAACCTTGCAGCAGCAACGGCTGAGTCAATGTTGGGGAAAACGCCAGCTTCGGATTCTTTGAGAGAGCGATCAACTCGTAGCCAGACTCGAGGATGACAtgccaaataataataattcccAAATGATGCTTTAAATTTTGTACAACCCTGCTTCTCACAACAACAAAGTTCTTTCCCCATGAAAGTTGGAGTAAACAAAAATGTGATCAGAGCAAAATGGGTAATGAAATCGATTATTTAAAGAATGTAACTTGACTATCAGTAGTTTGAAGTGTTGctatatacatactataatgtaCTGTACTATTCTATACTATGTATCACTACATGTATATATGTGTCAATCTTCTCACCAGCACCTCCAGTAAGATCTACAAGAGCATCCTGAACTAGCACACCTTCTAGAGCTTCATAGGATACATGCAATTTGGCATACGCCTTCTCCAGTAAGGAAACCCATAGTTTCTTTCCCTTCCTGCTAGTGGAAAATGCTGGCTTACCTAGCGATTCACATGGAATccaatcatcaacaacaacagGAACCCACTCGCCCTGAATACAGAAACGAACAGTGTAGATCCCCTCATCGTTGTACTCTGGAGAAATACTTACTTCTGATATTCGTGAAACTTCTGTTAAAACAGAAGCAGCACTGAGAAACCAGCAATCACCCAATCGACCTTGTTTCAAACACAAATAAACCTATTATAGATGAAGTTAAGCAAAGAAAAACGTCAGTGCCAAGTTGTAAAACAATCTGGACCTAACAAACATCAGAAGGATTGGCAAGCCCATTAAATAAGAATGGCCGAGCATCAAGTCGGCTCTCCTATGCTATATCAGCAGGTCTCATCAAATCAGAAACAACCTAGATAACAAGCAAATACAAAAATTAGAGATCAAGAAAATAGATTTAAAGtaccaaaaaagaaaaaggaatattTTTCATAAACTTTCCTGTAACTTTTGAGGGGGATTGTCTGGATCTACAAATAATGATTGATCACTTGGAGGAACTCCTGGTCAGTAAAATGTGTTTCGCCCCTTGCAGTAAGGACCTCTTTGACAGCCAATTCAACGGAAAGCATGCGCTGATTGATCTCTTCTTGAGTTTCTATTCGAGGCTTCCTAAACCTTCTCGCAAAGGAATCTGGATGGACCATGTCAATCATCAGAGAGAGAGGTCGAACGATTGGCAACAGAGTGaatgagagatagagaaagatgacagagagagagaggagatttgAAGCCGAACGACTGGAAAAAGCAGGGGATTGACTTCGGAGACACCGTAGCCGAAGAAGAAAACGGGAGAGTTCAAACAATGTAATTAAAAAGGAATTAGCtcgaaaaaaaatataacttttacaagttataggcgggctcccaaaataaattaccgccaattttttcttttaccacatatatttatatatataagtatatcataatactttttGAGTAGTATTATATTCTTATGTTAtgaaaaggggtatttggtgta is a window of Humulus lupulus chromosome 4, drHumLupu1.1, whole genome shotgun sequence DNA encoding:
- the LOC133832110 gene encoding polyribonucleotide nucleotidyltransferase 1, chloroplastic-like, coding for MGKELCCCEKQGCTKFKASFGNYYYLACHPRVWLRVDRSLKESEAGVFPNIDSAVAAARPGNTILIAAGGMHLASNIQIKKPLCLIGGGELPDEIVRLSCSWYYCYNGRFFKREGRTKEHELLICRLIDRPLHPTMLKGFYHETQILSWVLSYDGLHSQDALAITAAGIAVALSEVPNAKAITGVRIGLVGDKFIVNPTTKEMEDSKLELLLAGTDDAILMIEGYCNFLHEEKLLEAVQAGQVPCAREKERKSP